Within Deinococcus roseus, the genomic segment GAGCATGCGGATGATCACCCCGGAACTGCTGACGTAGGTGATGCCTGCCAGGAAAATGCACTGCCAGAAAGAAAAACCCAGCAGCAAGCCTGCTCCAAATCCCACAGGCAAATTCAGCAAATCCCACAGCCCGGCTTTCATGATGGTGCCTCTGGCTTCCAGAAAACGCTTGAGCGAGAATTCAAGACCGATGAAGAACATCAGCAGCACCACGCCAATTTCCGAAAGGGCCGCCGTGATCTCAGAGGGATAAATGATGGGAAGTGGCCCCAGAGGACCACACAGAAACCCCAGTCCGATGTATCCCAGCAAAGCTGGAAGCCTGAGGGACTGGGCGATCAGGCCACTGATCCACAATCCCAGTCCGATCAGGCCGAGTTCTCCCAGTGCTCCCAGCGATTCGACAAAGTGCTTCAATCCTTCTGCATAAGGCAAAATAAACTCCTAGGATGGTTCAAAAGTGACTGGATTTGCACTTCAAATCTGAAAAATCAGGCTCTGGCCGTGTTCACATCAGGAGCACACTGGCTTTTTTGATTTGCAGGTCATTGCCAATCAAAACCAGGGTGTCTTCCAGCAGCAGGGTTTCTTTGACCTGCGGGTTGGGAATGGCTTCCTCACCCCGCATGATGGCAATCACGCTGGCTCCAGTGAGGGCCCGCAGGTTCAGTTCTCCCAGCGTGTGCCCGATGCAACTGGCCCCCTCTGCAAGGGTGATCCATTCCAGTTGCAGTTTGCCCAGCACCAGTTCAATTTCCTCTTTCAGTGCAGGGCGAGAAAAATTGGCTCCCAGCAGGGTGGCAAATTGCTGCGCTTCTTCCGGGTTGAACTGCACGGTGTCACAGGGGATGTCTTCTTTCCCCTTGAAGTGGTACATTTCGCGGGTGCCATCCGGCTTGGAGATCACGGTGACGCTGCCTCCAGAACGCAGTTTCATGATGTATTTGCGGCCCACGCCTGGCAGGGTGCTTTCGATGACTTCGACCATGCCTCAAGTGTACTGTCTGGCAGGAGAGCAGATTCCCCTGTCTGTCACAGTGGAGCCAGCTGCTGGAATGCAGAGTGGAGGTGGGGACTTTGCTGCGTGAGGAGTGCATTGAATGAAAAGGCAGGATGTCAGGAGATGATTATGGAATGGAGGCCTGACAATCACTAGAAAGCCTGCACATCAAGCAGAGGGCTTGCTGTTTAAAAGCTGACCAGATCCGAGAAACCCCTGAAGATCGCTTCATGAAGTTTCCGTTAATCACAAAAATAAACACCCGGTAAAGACCAGAGCCCAGAATCATGATGGTCAACACATCTGGAAGGTGGAAGATGTTTTCATTCAGCCCCCGATCAGCGCACCATCAGCACCGGTGAGCAGATCAAAAGGAAGGTATACCATGAAACACATCTTGACAGGTTTGCTGCTTTTTGGAACCCTGGCCCCTGTGGCCATGGCTGCCCCCCAGATCAGTCCCCAGCGCATCATTGTGAATCCCATTCAGACTTCTCTGGAGGTCAATGTTTCGCTCAACAAGGCTGCAGACAACTCTGGATACGCGACCTACGTCCCTGGTGAAAAAGTCCAGATCAAGGCCACGGTCAATGAAGACGCCTACCTGTACATCTTCAGTGTGGATGTGGCAGGTGAAGTCACCCAGATTTTCCCCAACGATTACGCCGGGGACAACTTTGTGGCAGGCGGTCAGACCGTGAGCCTCCCCGGAGCCAACGACGATTACACCCTGGAAACCGACAGCGACATCGGGGTGGGCAAGGTCTTTGCAGTGGCCAGCCGGAATCCCCTGGATTTCAATGACATCCTGGACATCAAACAGAACGCTGCCTTCGCTGTGTACTCCGGTGGCGGGCAGGACGCCTTTGCCCGTGAAGTCAGTGGTATCCTGAACAGCATTGCCGACAACGACTGGAACAGCGATGTGGCCCTGTACCGCACCCGCAAAGCAGAAGCGGCTTCTGGTGAACTGAAAGTGGTCACCAATGCCAACAACGCCCAGGTGTACCTGGATGGCCGTCTGGTTGGCGATGCTGGTGTGACCCTGGCCAAACTGACCCCCGGTTCTTACCAGCTCAAAGTGGTGGCTCCTGGTTACGTCACCTACTCTGCGCCCATCACCATCAAGCAGGACCGCCTGATCAACCTGACCGTGAACCTGCGCCAGACCCCCTCCACCAAGGCCAACCTGAACCTGGTGCTGAACGTCAAAACCGCCAAAATCTACATGAACGGCCAGTACCTGGGCAACTCCCAGAACGGCAAGTTCACCACCAGCCTGCTGAAGAACAAGCAGTACAAGGTGTCGGTGGTCGCCCAGGGTTACACCAACTTTGCCGCCTATGTGAAGCTGACGGGCAACAAGACCCTCTACATCAACCTGCGTCCCCGTTGATCTCAGACAACACAGTCTTTTTGAAGAAGGAGTCTTTTAAAAGGCTCCTTCTTCTGCTGGTTGCAGATGCTTTCCTGAAAGCCAACTGAGGAAAAATGCTGTCTGCGGCGATTTTCTTCTACACTGAAGAGCATGTCTCAGGTGCCCCAGAAACCTGCTGTTCAGAAAACCAGTGGGACCATGCTGCTCAGTCGGATCACGCCACTGGTGCGGGATTTCGTGAGGGATTTGCGGAATGCCCGGTCTCCCCAGCAGGCGCTGGAGGCCATTCACACTTTGCTGGAGGTCCTTCAGGGACCGTGCTGGTCTGTCCTGACGGTGCAAGAATTTCAGACAGAAAAAGTGGTGGCCCAGGTGGGCGATCCTCCCGAGGGGTGGGCCTCTGCGGGGTTTTCTGCTGCATGCTCTGAAATTGCTGCAACAACAGGTGTGCGCCAGATGGAACTGGGCCGCAACGCCTCCACCTTGCGGGCCTGCATCTACGTGCAGTGTGAACGCCAGGATTTGTGGGAAGGCATTGCTCCCCTGCTGGAACTGGCTTCCGGGGAAGTGCTGGATTTGCTGGAACAGGAACAGCAGTCTGCTTTGCAACAGGCCCATGAAGCCACCCTGGCCCAGCTGAAATCCATCATGGACAACGCCCCGATTGGTCTGGCCCTGATGGACCACCAGTTGCGGTTCCTCTTGATCAACCAGAAACTGGCGGACTACAACAACAAAACGGTGCAGGAGCATCTGGGACGCACCATGAATGAGGTGTATCCCGGCAATGAAGGTCTGGCAGACCAGTACTTTCGTCAGGTGCTGACTTCCGGGCAGCCTGTACTGGATGTGGAACTGGAGTCCAGACGCTACCCGGGTCGGTACTGGCTGGCCCATTACTTCCCGGTTCGCACCCCCCAGGGAACCTTGCTGGGTGTGGGCTGTACGGTGCAGGACATCACCGACCGCAAAAACATCGAGCATGTCCTTCAGGAAAGTGAGCAACGCTTCCGACAGATGGCAGACACCGCCCCGGTGATGGTCTGGATGTCCAGCCTGGACGGTGACACCGCCTTTTACAACAAACACTGGCTGGAATTTCGGGGGCGCAGCAGTGAGCAGGAACTGGGTACAGGATGGATGGAAGGCATCCACCCGGAAGACCTGCACGGTTGTCTGGAGATTTTTGCCCACAATGCAGAGCAGCAAACCGCTTTTGAGATGGAATTCCGCTTGCTCAGACACGACGGGCAGTACCGCTGGATTGTGGACCGTGGAGTGCCCCGCTTCACCGAAGCTGGGGTGTTTCTGGGCTTCATTGGGGCTTGCATTGACATCCATGACCGCAAACTTGCCCAGGAATCCCTGGAAGAATTGATGGGGGTGCAAAAACGCTTTGTGGCGGATGCTGCCCACGAACTCAGAACCCCCCTCACCAGCATTCAGGGCAACCTGGACATCCTGTTCCGTTATGACCGCATTCCCAAACAGGAGCAGCAGGAGATTTTGCGGGATGTGCAACGGGAAGCCACCCGCCTGGGCCGACTGGTCCATGACATGTTGCAACTCGCACGGGGAGATGCTGGAGCGGCCCTGCGTGAAGAAGAAATCGACCTGAAAAGGGTGGTCCTGAATGCCTGGAGGGAAATCGAGCGCATCAGCAACCAGCATGAATTTGTGCTGGGACCCCTGGACCCTGTGACCACCATTGGAGATGCAGACCGCCTGATGCAGCTCACCTTGATCCTGCTGGAAAATGCCGTCAAGTACAGCCCGGATGGAGGGAGGATCTCCCTTTCCCTCACCGCTACAGAAGACCAGGTGCATCTGCTGGTGCAGGACACCGGGCAGGGGATTGGTGCCCAGGACCTTCCACGGGTCTTTGAGCGTTTTTACCGTGCAGACCAGAGCCGCCACCGCAGTGAAGACCCTGGAGGGACGGGTCTGGGCCTGCCCATTGCGAAATGGATTGTGGAAGGCCACGGTGGCAGAATCTGGATTGAAAGCGAACCGGGCAAAGGAACCACGGTGCACACGGTGCTTCCGCTTCAGGAGTGATCCAGCCACACCTGCATTCTGCCTTCCTCCCGGTTGGCCCAGGTGTAGTAAGGCACCAGGGTGATCTGTTCGGTTTGCAATGGACTGTGGATTTTTGCAGTGTACTGGTACAGTTTGCCTGACCAGGTGGGATGCAACTTGACCTGACCGGTGCCTTGCAACACCAGAGCGCCCTGCAAAGCACTGCTGGCCTGAAGCTGCAAGGTGTTTTCTGCGGGCAACACCAGATCCCGCACATCTCCTGCATGGTCCACACTTTCAGCACAGTACAGCAGAGGCCCCCGGAACACGCTCACCTTGCCACTGCTGTCTGCCACATGCGGATGGCTGACCATGAAGCGCACAGGCATCTCCAGATTCAGTTGAACTTCGGTGGTGCCCTCCCAGTTCCGTTGGATTTCAAAACATCCAGCAGGAACATTTTGAAACACTTCACCTGAGACCTTCACGCTGGCGTTTTCACACCACGCAGGAATGCGAAGTTTGAGGGCAAACTCGCCTGTGCCTTCAATCACCAGTTTGATGTGCCCATCCCAGGGGTAATGGGTGTGTTGTTCAATGCGCACCATGCGTCCATCCCAGAGCTGGATTTCACTGCTGGACTGGGCATACAGATGCACATGAATGCTGTCTTTTTCCGTGCTGTAAAAGTAACCGGGCAAAGTGGCCAGCAGCCTCGCTGCATTCGGAGGGCAACAGGCACAGCCGAACCAGCCCTGACGGCGGTGCTCAGGACCTGCGGCCAGTGGGTTCACATAAAAATAGGACTGTCCATCCAGAGAAACTCCGGGCAAAGCTGCATTGAACAATTGATGCTCAATCAGATCGGCATATTTCACATCGCCGGTCAGGGAAAGCATCCTCTGGGACCACATGATGCTGCCCACAGCCGCGCAGGTCTCGTTGTAAGCACTCTCGCTGGGAAGCTCGTGATCTTTCCCGAAACCCTCGATGTAATGCCTGGGACCGATGCCGCCATTCACCGACATGCGTTTTTCAGTCATGTTGTGCCACTGGGCATCCAGAGCATCTTTTAAGGCCTGTTCCCCGGTTTCCAGCACAAGGTCAGCCGCGCCAGCACTGAGGTAAACCATGCGTACAGCATGTCCGGTCACTTCCTTCAAATCACGGAAAGGCTGGTGGTCCTGACCGTAACTTCCCCAGAAGGTCCAGATCTTCTCACGGGCCAGACCACGCCCCCGGGCATCCAGGAAATACTGTGCCAGTTGCAGGTGCTGCTGGTTTCCAGTTTCCCGGTAGAGTTCCACCAGAGCCATTTCGATTTCGGGGTGACCATCCACCCAGGGTTTCTTGCCTTCTTCAGCAGGACCCAGCGTCTGGGCCATGTGCCGGGCATGCTTTTCAGAGACCTCCAGCAATTTGTTGTTGCCCCCTGCACGATTCAAAGCCACAGCCGCCTGAAACAGGTGTCCAGCACAATACAACTCATGGGCTCCAGTGTCCGTGAAGCGCTCATGTTCCCTTTCGAACATGAAAAAGGTGTTCAGGTAGCCGCTTTCACACTGGGCATTTTCAATCAGCCCGACCAGTTCTTCAATTTTGTTTTGCAGTTCGGGATGCTGGCCTTCTGCCAGGGTCCAGGCTGCAGCCTCCAGCCATTTGTAGGCATCAGAATCTGCAAAAAATGGCCCTTCAAAAGGAATCTCAGGGTGTCCAGCAGCGCGTCTGAAGTTGTTCAGGCAACCTGACTCTTCCAGTCTGGCGTATTGGCTGGGCAGCGTTTTCTGGCGGTTGATGTCCCGTCTGGGTTTCCAGAAGGTGTCTTGAAGCTGCACCTGCTGCAAAGAAACCGGATGCAACCGGGAAAAAGGACTGTTTGCTGTGCGAATCACAGGAATGCTGCGTGTCTGGATCTGGGTCATGGGTTCTCCGGAAAATCAAGGAATGGGAACAGCACAGCAAAAACCTTTTGCTGCTGGTTGGGCTGGTTTCCTTTGGGCGAGGCATGCTTCGTCCCTACATCTGCCTTCTGTTTCTTGCTGCCATCTTGACACCATCCCCCGCCCCAGACAAGACTGGAATCACCTCAAAAAGGAAACCATTTCCGACCATGGTCCAGAACCTTACGCTCAGCATGCAGCTTCCCATCCGCACCGATGTGGCAGGCCTCTTTGTGTCCAGGGGCATTGGCACCCACCCGGACCGCATTGTGGACTTTTTTGAAGTGATTTACGTGCGGGAAGGCACCCTTTTCATTGCAGAGGATGGTCGGTATTTTGCTGTCCAGGCTGGAGAAGCGCTGCTCTTGATGCCTGGAAAGAGGCACTGGGGTTTTGAGCCCTACCAGAAGACCCTTTCTTTTTTCTGGATGCATTTTTACCTGCAGGACAGCTCTGGAGGCCAGCAGATTCTCCTCCCCAAACATGTGCAGGTGCAGCGCCCTGACCACCTCAGTGCCCTGTTCAGGCGTTTGCTGGACGAACACGAAAGGCCGGACAGCTTTGCCCTGGCCCGGGATGTGCTGGGTTTGCTGCTCTTGACCGAACTCAGCAGGTCCGAACAGCAGGTGGCAGAGCCCAGAAATTCCCTGCACCGCATTGCCAGCGAAGCCCACGCTTTCATTGGCCTGCACCACCAGAACCGGCTGAGCAGTGGCCGGATTGCCCGGCAACTCGGGTACAATACCGACTACCTGGGGCGGGCTTACCGGACGGTTTACGGGCACACCCTCACCGAGGGGATCAACCGCTACCGGGTGCGCAAAGCCTGTTTGTTGCTGCTCAACACCCGCAACACCATCGAGGCCATTGCGCAGGAATGTGGGTTTAAAGAGGTGGTGTATTTCAGGCGGGTGTTCAAGGCCCTGGAAGGGGTGACGCCCTCCAGGTACCGCCAGTTGCATGCCCAGATGCATGTCAACACCGAGTAGTGCTCAGGGAATGCAGCTTTTAGGCCAACCCACCTGTCCAGAGTAAGCACAAAAATCCTGTCCTGTCGGGCCAGATCCTTCTGAAATGCAAAGATGGAACTGAATTGCTTTGTCCTCTCAAATGGAAATTGTGCCATTTTGACCCTGCAACAGCAGGATGTCTTTGAATTGCACCTCACCACCCATCCCCTCCATCCAGAACAGGTTCAGGGGTTCACCTGGCTTTGCAGGCAGTTGGGGGTCAAACCTCTGGTGATTGAACTGCAACCCGGCCTTCCCATTCAGCCCATGACCTGCTCACGGGTGCAGGGAACGCTGGCTGTTCCAGACTGTGAAATCCACCTGATTTTCGAGCATTCTGAAATCATCTGGGCAGAAACGCCTTTTCCGGGCCTCAGGGTGTTCCTGAAAGGGACGTTGCCAGACCAGGGCGCCCAGACGTTCCAGATTGACTTTGCGTTTGGAGACCCGCTGGTTCATCCACCTGTTGATGTGCATGTGGAGGGGGTGGGCGCTGTGCTGTCCTGCCTCCCGGAAATTCTGGTGGCCTGGAAGTTGCATGGCCTGACCGAATTTGGACGGGGACGCTGGAGGGCCAAGGACCTGTATGATCTGGCTGTGCTCAGTGAATTGAACCTGAATTTGCAGGTCTTGCAGGCTGCTTTGCCTGTGGCTTTCACCAGCAGGGGAGATGACCCTGCAAACCTTCAGGACTTTTGCACCCGTGAAAACTGGGGATGCAGCACCTCGGGACAGCGCAAATGGCGCTCTTTCCTGAAAAAACACCAGTTGCAGCAGAATTTTCTGGATGCTCGCCACAAGGTCAGAGGGGTTCTGAAGAAAATGGGGCTGGACCATGCGTGACAGCAAACTTTCCCACACCATCGGGTTTGATGATTTTCCTTTTCTGCGCAGCCACCGCGGAGACATCCAGATCGTGGGCACCGTGTATGCAGGCCTCAAACTGGAAGGCATCCTCAGTGCAAAAATCCGGCGTGACGGGGCCAACAGCACCCGTGTGATTGCCCAGCTGGTGAAAAACTCCAAGTTTTACCAGCACACCCAGTTGATCATGCTGCAGGGAATCGCGCTTGGTGGGTTCAATGTCATTGACATTCACCAGCTCAGTGCAGCACTGGACCGGCCTGTGCTGGTGGTCTCCAGACGCAAACCCAACCTGGAAAAAATCGAGGATGCCCTTCTGAACCGGGTTCCGGGGGGAAAACGCAAATGGTCCCTGATCCAGAAAGCCGGACCCATGGAGCATGTGGCCGGGGTGTATGTGCAGCGGGCAGGTTTGACCCTGGAACAGGCCGGGCAGGTGATCCAGCGGTTTGCCTCTGGTTCCAACATTCCTGAACCTTTGCGTGCAGCACACCTGATTGCAGGGGGTGTGGCAACGGGGGAGAGTCGGGCCAGACCTTAAACCGATCATGAAGTTGCTCCATCCCCAGGGATGAACACCATCCGGCCGTCATTCAGGTTGTTCTGTGTCGGTCCTGTCACCACCAGTTGCCCCATGCTTTCAAAAAACCCGAATGCATTGTTGTTGTCCAGGTCCTGGCGGATGTTTCTGAGGTTCTGGCTGCGCTGGAAGGTTTCCGGGGTCAGGAAAGCGCCTGCCGCATGGGTGGTGCCATCGATGCCATCTGTGTCTGCTGCAAAGGCCCACACACCCTGTTCACGCAGGTGCCAGCACAGCCACAGCAGGAATTCCTGATTTCTGCCGCCCTGGCCTGTGCCTTTGACCGTGACGCTGGCCTCGCCGCCACTGATCAGCACCACGGGGGGTTTGAAGGGCTCCCTGTGTTCCCGGATGCTGCGCACCAGTCCAGCATGAAAGGCGGCCAGCTCGCGGGCTTCTCCGGTGAAAGTGTCTCCCAGAATGAAGGCAGGAATGCCCTGCTGCACCCAGAAATCCTGCACGGATTTCAGAAAACCATGGTTGCTTCCGATCAGGATGTTTTCACTGTGGACAGGTCCCGTTGAAGGTTGTTGCTGGGCCTGCTGCAGTAACAGAATGGCATTTTTCAGCTCTGGGCGATCATCCAGACCATACCGCCTGAGGACGTCCAGTGCATCCTGGGCGGTGCTGGTGTTTTGCACGGTGGGACCAGAGGCAATCACATCTGGATCATCTCCGGGCACATCCGAGAGCAGCAGCGAAATGACTTTTGCCCGGGTGCCCTGGGCCAGCTTTCCGCCTTTGATGTGGGAAAACTGCTTTCTGACCGTGTTGATTTCGTGAATGGTGGCTCCACTGTTGAGGAGCAGTCGGGTGAGGACCACCTTTTCAGGTCTGCTGGTGCCTTTTGGGGCGCACCACAGCGAACTCCCTCCACCACTGACCAGCACCAGCAGGGTGTCCTGGGGTCCCAGAGCCTGGGCCAGCAGAAGGGCTTGCTGGGCAGCCAGTTCACTGTTTTCGTCGGGGGTGGGATGGGAAGCTTCCTGCAGGGGGATGAAGCGGGTTTCTCCGCCGTGTCCATAGCGGGTCACAGCATGTCCTTTGATTTGCGGTCCATAAAAGTCTTCGGCGGCCCTCAGCATGGGAAGTGCAGCTTTGCCCACCGCCAGCACCGCCAGTTTTCCCTGTTCAGGAGGAGGAGGCAGGTGTTTGTGGGTGAGGGTGTAGGGATGGTTTTGTTGCAATGCAAATTGAAAGGCTTGCAGCATCAGGTCTTGCATCTGTCTTCAAGGTTAATGCAGGAGCAGAGGGAAATTCCAGAAAGAAGCCAGGGGCCATCCAACCCATGAAGACACACCGTTCATCAGTTTGTTGGAAGTCAGCTTGTGTGTGCTTGCTGCAGCAG encodes:
- a CDS encoding nucleotidyl transferase AbiEii/AbiGii toxin family protein, which gives rise to MTLQQQDVFELHLTTHPLHPEQVQGFTWLCRQLGVKPLVIELQPGLPIQPMTCSRVQGTLAVPDCEIHLIFEHSEIIWAETPFPGLRVFLKGTLPDQGAQTFQIDFAFGDPLVHPPVDVHVEGVGAVLSCLPEILVAWKLHGLTEFGRGRWRAKDLYDLAVLSELNLNLQVLQAALPVAFTSRGDDPANLQDFCTRENWGCSTSGQRKWRSFLKKHQLQQNFLDARHKVRGVLKKMGLDHA
- a CDS encoding cation:proton antiporter regulatory subunit; this translates as MVEVIESTLPGVGRKYIMKLRSGGSVTVISKPDGTREMYHFKGKEDIPCDTVQFNPEEAQQFATLLGANFSRPALKEEIELVLGKLQLEWITLAEGASCIGHTLGELNLRALTGASVIAIMRGEEAIPNPQVKETLLLEDTLVLIGNDLQIKKASVLLM
- a CDS encoding helix-turn-helix domain-containing protein; this translates as MVQNLTLSMQLPIRTDVAGLFVSRGIGTHPDRIVDFFEVIYVREGTLFIAEDGRYFAVQAGEALLLMPGKRHWGFEPYQKTLSFFWMHFYLQDSSGGQQILLPKHVQVQRPDHLSALFRRLLDEHERPDSFALARDVLGLLLLTELSRSEQQVAEPRNSLHRIASEAHAFIGLHHQNRLSSGRIARQLGYNTDYLGRAYRTVYGHTLTEGINRYRVRKACLLLLNTRNTIEAIAQECGFKEVVYFRRVFKALEGVTPSRYRQLHAQMHVNTE
- a CDS encoding glycoside hydrolase family 127 protein, with the translated sequence MTQIQTRSIPVIRTANSPFSRLHPVSLQQVQLQDTFWKPRRDINRQKTLPSQYARLEESGCLNNFRRAAGHPEIPFEGPFFADSDAYKWLEAAAWTLAEGQHPELQNKIEELVGLIENAQCESGYLNTFFMFEREHERFTDTGAHELYCAGHLFQAAVALNRAGGNNKLLEVSEKHARHMAQTLGPAEEGKKPWVDGHPEIEMALVELYRETGNQQHLQLAQYFLDARGRGLAREKIWTFWGSYGQDHQPFRDLKEVTGHAVRMVYLSAGAADLVLETGEQALKDALDAQWHNMTEKRMSVNGGIGPRHYIEGFGKDHELPSESAYNETCAAVGSIMWSQRMLSLTGDVKYADLIEHQLFNAALPGVSLDGQSYFYVNPLAAGPEHRRQGWFGCACCPPNAARLLATLPGYFYSTEKDSIHVHLYAQSSSEIQLWDGRMVRIEQHTHYPWDGHIKLVIEGTGEFALKLRIPAWCENASVKVSGEVFQNVPAGCFEIQRNWEGTTEVQLNLEMPVRFMVSHPHVADSSGKVSVFRGPLLYCAESVDHAGDVRDLVLPAENTLQLQASSALQGALVLQGTGQVKLHPTWSGKLYQYTAKIHSPLQTEQITLVPYYTWANREEGRMQVWLDHS
- a CDS encoding endonuclease dU, with protein sequence MRDSKLSHTIGFDDFPFLRSHRGDIQIVGTVYAGLKLEGILSAKIRRDGANSTRVIAQLVKNSKFYQHTQLIMLQGIALGGFNVIDIHQLSAALDRPVLVVSRRKPNLEKIEDALLNRVPGGKRKWSLIQKAGPMEHVAGVYVQRAGLTLEQAGQVIQRFASGSNIPEPLRAAHLIAGGVATGESRARP
- a CDS encoding glycerate kinase type-2 family protein; translation: MQDLMLQAFQFALQQNHPYTLTHKHLPPPPEQGKLAVLAVGKAALPMLRAAEDFYGPQIKGHAVTRYGHGGETRFIPLQEASHPTPDENSELAAQQALLLAQALGPQDTLLVLVSGGGSSLWCAPKGTSRPEKVVLTRLLLNSGATIHEINTVRKQFSHIKGGKLAQGTRAKVISLLLSDVPGDDPDVIASGPTVQNTSTAQDALDVLRRYGLDDRPELKNAILLLQQAQQQPSTGPVHSENILIGSNHGFLKSVQDFWVQQGIPAFILGDTFTGEARELAAFHAGLVRSIREHREPFKPPVVLISGGEASVTVKGTGQGGRNQEFLLWLCWHLREQGVWAFAADTDGIDGTTHAAGAFLTPETFQRSQNLRNIRQDLDNNNAFGFFESMGQLVVTGPTQNNLNDGRMVFIPGDGATS
- a CDS encoding DUF4384 domain-containing protein, which produces MKHILTGLLLFGTLAPVAMAAPQISPQRIIVNPIQTSLEVNVSLNKAADNSGYATYVPGEKVQIKATVNEDAYLYIFSVDVAGEVTQIFPNDYAGDNFVAGGQTVSLPGANDDYTLETDSDIGVGKVFAVASRNPLDFNDILDIKQNAAFAVYSGGGQDAFAREVSGILNSIADNDWNSDVALYRTRKAEAASGELKVVTNANNAQVYLDGRLVGDAGVTLAKLTPGSYQLKVVAPGYVTYSAPITIKQDRLINLTVNLRQTPSTKANLNLVLNVKTAKIYMNGQYLGNSQNGKFTTSLLKNKQYKVSVVAQGYTNFAAYVKLTGNKTLYINLRPR
- a CDS encoding PAS domain S-box protein, with amino-acid sequence MSQVPQKPAVQKTSGTMLLSRITPLVRDFVRDLRNARSPQQALEAIHTLLEVLQGPCWSVLTVQEFQTEKVVAQVGDPPEGWASAGFSAACSEIAATTGVRQMELGRNASTLRACIYVQCERQDLWEGIAPLLELASGEVLDLLEQEQQSALQQAHEATLAQLKSIMDNAPIGLALMDHQLRFLLINQKLADYNNKTVQEHLGRTMNEVYPGNEGLADQYFRQVLTSGQPVLDVELESRRYPGRYWLAHYFPVRTPQGTLLGVGCTVQDITDRKNIEHVLQESEQRFRQMADTAPVMVWMSSLDGDTAFYNKHWLEFRGRSSEQELGTGWMEGIHPEDLHGCLEIFAHNAEQQTAFEMEFRLLRHDGQYRWIVDRGVPRFTEAGVFLGFIGACIDIHDRKLAQESLEELMGVQKRFVADAAHELRTPLTSIQGNLDILFRYDRIPKQEQQEILRDVQREATRLGRLVHDMLQLARGDAGAALREEEIDLKRVVLNAWREIERISNQHEFVLGPLDPVTTIGDADRLMQLTLILLENAVKYSPDGGRISLSLTATEDQVHLLVQDTGQGIGAQDLPRVFERFYRADQSRHRSEDPGGTGLGLPIAKWIVEGHGGRIWIESEPGKGTTVHTVLPLQE